Proteins from a genomic interval of Papaver somniferum cultivar HN1 chromosome 4, ASM357369v1, whole genome shotgun sequence:
- the LOC113272337 gene encoding uncharacterized protein LOC113272337, which produces MTELLLAQSPFPSSQELVSSQDIRMSQERTYNGKLAIKRSCKAAEWEFIIKGVGQYFYGGRDEARLVVEKYNHFFGRRMRVVKSNPERYTVEFYYKEKLECDWMFHAAPKTSNVKGHLFLKAYNGEHKCCAGYSDGTKADPVTRELIKSLIFKQIEQNPNKKARDIVRELKTDYGLEVSYDQAHAGKELCFKELYGEDIKSYTDLRWWCEAVEKHDPGSRDDLVVEGGEFKSLFLAFDACISGFEYCRPVLFLDATFLTGKFRGCLMAATGKNANNGIFPLAYGIVSAETVENWHWFLKKLESILGPRVLTFISDRHEGLIQGIRDVFPTFYHAWCYQHLKNNVRSKTNKKKGEHCAAMGLFKECFYSSTHEGFDQGMQKLKDMGSDGLHKFLSEIPVECWSNAHCLGCRYGDMCSNIQSPLTLGSRKQKVCLLQHFNWIRLKIMEQMSTRKRKGATYKRFICPTLEKKVLASIRAGVQWRITKSGDMEWEVFDGKHTHAVNIAKFQCSSRVWFTEQFPCDHAIACMHSNNINVYEYINPYFSIASFRASYDRPIKPIPDYDKPIDVATGDLVNPPTVVGKKHGRPKKKRIPNTGSASFKRPITCGNFHTQAHHNKTTCPHPPAKKQR; this is translated from the exons ATGACGGAGTTGCTTTTAGCTCAGTCACCTTTTCCTTCCTCTCAAGAGCTTGTTTCTTCTCAAGATATCCGCATGTCTCAAGAACGTACATACAATGGAAAGTTGGCAATTAAAAGATCTTGCAAGGCGGCTGAATGGGAGTTTATTATAAAAGgtgttggtcaatatttttatggAGGACGAGATGAAGCTCGTCTTGttgttgagaaatataaccattttTTTGGTCGCAGGATGAGAGTCGTCAAGAGCAATCCAGAACGATATACGGTCGAATTTTATTACAAGGAGAAATTGGAATGCGACTGGATGTTCCATGCAGCTCCCAAGACTTCAAATGTGAAGGGTCACTTATTCCTCAAGGCCTATAACGGGGAACATAAATGTTGTGCTGGTTATAGTGATGGAACAAAGGCTGATCCGGTTACGCGCGAACTTATCAAGAGTTTGATATTTAAGCAAATTGAACAGAATCCCAACAAGAAAGCcagggatattgttagagaactcAAAACTGATTATGGGTTGGAAGTAAGCTATGATCAGGCGCATGCCGGGAAAGAATTATGTTTCAAGGAATTGTATGGCGAGGACATTAAATCATACACTGACTTGAGATGGTGGTGTGAAGCCGTGGAGAAACACGATCCAGGTAGTAGGGATGATTTAGTTGTTGAAGGTGGCGAGTTTAAGAGTTTGTTCTTAGCCTTCGATGCTTGCATCTCTGGTTTCGAATATTGTCGCCCGGTACTGTTCTTGGATGCAACTTTCCTAACTGGAAAATTCAGGGGTTGTCTTATGGCGGCTACCGGGAAGAATGCGAATAATG GAATATTTCCTCTGGCATATGGTATCGTATCAGCTGAAACTGTTGAGAATTGGCATTGgttcttgaagaaactagaatctatCTTGGGTCCTCGTGTACTAACTTTTATTTCGGATCGCCATGAGGGTTTGATCCAAGGGATTCGTGATGTTTTCCCAACTTTCTATCATGCTTGGTGTTACCAGCATTTGAAGAATAATGTCCGCAGTAAGACCAACAAGAAAAAGGGAGAGCATTGTGCTGCGATGGGTTTGTTCAAAGAATGTTTCTATTCATCGACTCATGAAGGCTTTGATCAGGGTATGCAAAAGTTGAAGGATATGGGATCTGATGGTCTTCACAAATTCTTGAGTGAGATTCCAGTGGAATGTTGGTCCAATGCACATTGTCTAGGCTGTCGTTACGGCGACATGTGTTCAAACATTCAGAGTCCTTTAACTcttggatcaaggaagcaaaaggtATGCCTATTGCAACACTTTAACTGGATCAGACTTAAAATTATGGAACAGATGAGTACAAGGAAGAGGAAGGGGGCGACGTATAAAAGATTCATTTGTCCCACGCTAGAGAAAAAAGTGTTGGCTTCCATTCGTGCTGGTGTCCAGTGGAGAATAACCAAGTCTGGTGACATGGAGTGGGAAGTTTTTGATGGAAAGCACACGCATGCTGTTAATATTGCGAAGTTTCAGTGCAGCTCTAGGGTTTGGTTTACTGAGCAGTTCCCTTGTGATCACGCTATTGCGTGTATGCATTCAAATAACATCAATGTTTACGAGTACATTAATCCGTATTTCAGCATTGCTAGCTTCCGTGCTTCGTATGATCGTCCTATCAAGCCCATTCCTGATTACGACAAGCCTATTGATGTTGCTACTGGAGATCTCGTGAACCCACCAACTGTCGtaggaaaaaaacatggtaggCCGAAGAAGAAGCGGATTCCTAACACAGGTAGTGCAAGTTTCAAGAGACCAATTACGTGCGGTAACTTCCATACTCAGGCACATCATAACAAGACGACGTGTCCTCATCCTCCTGCGAAAAAGCAACGTTAA
- the LOC113272338 gene encoding protein ACCELERATED CELL DEATH 6-like gives MILFAAFRSERLRSTIVIPELVKIVFEQISLMNKKDLFHFFFNSNFPITAAKTGATEILRMCISTYPDQLWFPREGRNILQLAIENRQEKTFSYLYGHMNADEKILTTRIVDPNGGNILHVAAKIVPSFRVNSSPVFQMQTEIDWFKKVARRVPPEKMTNDQGETPIEVFTREHKDLVKKAEAYTIRTAESCLIVAALVATVTFAAAFTVPGGNYSDDDATNKGKPIFLGKKSFLLFMVVDALAPFSSTFSIQVFLTLFLGGYAEAHFDYLVPQKLEIGLFSLRISKLEFGETPGVSPFPLSSKQFPARSSGHSGELR, from the exons atgattttgttTGCAGCTTTTCGCAGTGAAAGATTGAGATCTACTATTGTTATCCCAGAATTGGTAAAAATAGTTTTTGAGCAAATTTCACTCATGAACAAGAAAGACcttttccatttcttcttcaattcgAATTTTCCAATAACTGCGGCAAAAACAGGTGCAACTGAAATTTTAAGAATGTGTATTTCAACTTATCCGGATCAGCTTTGGTTTCCTCGCGAAGGGAGAAACATACTTCAGTTAGCGATCGAAAACAGACAAGAAAAAACCTTCAGTTACTTATACGGTCACATGAACGCAGATGAGAAGATTTTAACTACTCGCATAGTAGATCCAAACGGCGGTAATATTCTACATGTTGCTGCAAAAATTGTGCCTTCTTTCCGAGTAAACAGTAGCCCTGTTTTTCAAATGCAAACGGAGATTGATTGGTTTAAG AAAGTGGCAAGGAGGGTACCGCCTGAAAAAATGACAAATGATCAAGGAGAAACTCCTATAGAAGTTTTCACTCGAGAGCACAAGGATTTAGTGAAAAAAGCAGAGGCATACACGATACGTACAGCCGAATCTTGTCTAATAGTGGCCGCTCTGGTAGCCACAGTTACTTTTGCCGCAGCATTCACAGTACCGGGTGGAAATTACAGTGACGATGATGCAACTAACAAAGGAAAGCCAATATTCTTGGGGAAGAAGTCATTCCTTTTATTCATGGTGGTAGATGCTCTAGCTCCCTTTTCTTCAACTTTCTCAATTCAAGTCTTCTTAACCCTCTTCCTTGGGGGTTATGCAGAAGCACATTTTGACTACTTGGTGCCGCAGAAGCTGGAGATCGGTCTTTTCTCTCTAAGAATATCA AAATTAGAATTTGGAGAAACCCCGGGTGTTTCTCCTTTCCCTCTCTCCTCTAAGCAATTTCCGGCGAGAAGTAGTGGACATTCTGGAGAGCTCCGGTAA